In a genomic window of Candidatus Rhabdochlamydia sp. T3358:
- a CDS encoding FAD-dependent oxidoreductase, whose product MRIAIIGAGFSGLAAAWNLLNLKNQVVVFDLFSGGASAVAAGLLHPYVGEEGRRSLFATEAMQKTEELLQIAKASLREEVYREGIIRIAQNEKQRKAYKNHCVVFKDVVDLGKDHFLIKSGKTVFCKRYLQGMRLAIAERGGQFIAEKITDLKQLKDFDQIVVAAGASIRNFPEFEQLKLRFIKGQVLTCEIPLDLQIEKSLVGKGYIATSYEPKICHVGATYERHDLTDTADLLNTQNLLFTKASSFYPDIWRLKPIDCSSAIRVKRQGHYLPMVKEVSSRVWVITAMGSRGLLYHAYFGEKLAQAIQGMITLSFQELMHYLK is encoded by the coding sequence ATGCGAATTGCAATTATAGGTGCTGGTTTTTCTGGATTAGCAGCAGCTTGGAATTTGCTGAACCTAAAGAATCAAGTAGTTGTATTTGATCTCTTCTCGGGAGGAGCATCTGCTGTAGCAGCGGGTTTACTCCATCCTTATGTAGGGGAAGAGGGGCGAAGGTCACTTTTTGCAACTGAGGCTATGCAAAAGACAGAAGAATTGTTACAAATAGCAAAAGCAAGCTTAAGAGAAGAGGTATATAGAGAAGGAATCATTCGCATTGCTCAAAATGAGAAACAAAGGAAGGCTTATAAAAATCACTGTGTGGTTTTTAAAGATGTTGTAGATTTAGGAAAAGATCACTTCTTGATAAAATCAGGGAAAACGGTATTTTGTAAACGTTATCTGCAAGGAATGCGGCTAGCTATTGCAGAAAGAGGTGGACAATTTATTGCAGAGAAAATTACAGATTTAAAACAATTAAAAGACTTTGATCAAATAGTTGTTGCAGCAGGAGCCTCTATTCGTAATTTCCCAGAATTTGAACAACTGAAATTGAGGTTTATCAAAGGACAGGTGCTCACTTGTGAAATTCCTCTTGATTTGCAAATAGAGAAAAGTCTTGTAGGTAAAGGCTATATAGCAACCTCTTATGAGCCGAAGATCTGTCACGTTGGTGCAACGTATGAGCGTCATGATCTAACAGATACAGCGGATCTATTGAATACTCAAAATTTGCTTTTTACCAAAGCCTCTAGCTTCTATCCAGATATTTGGCGGTTAAAGCCTATAGATTGCTCTTCTGCTATAAGAGTAAAGCGTCAAGGACATTATCTTCCGATGGTAAAAGAGGTTTCTAGTAGAGTGTGGGTAATTACAGCTATGGGATCTAGAGGGCTATTATATCATGCTTATTTCGGAGAAAAATTGGCACAAGCAATACAGGGAATGATAACTCTTTCTTTTCAAGAACTAATGCATTACTTAAAATAG
- a CDS encoding MBL fold metallo-hydrolase, translating into MGIQAQFTFMGTGGSMGIPMIGCHCAACNSPNPLDKRMRPSGLIQVADKNFVIDVGPDFRMQALRLGVEKIDGVLISHAHSDHIAGLDDLRAYYFLHKSKTPCLLSELTFEELKQRYPYLFQPTDDKKSVTAQLDFRVLPQEFGSIFFQGVQWVFFSYLHAEVQVTGFRVGNFAYVSDIRYYSNQVIDRLIGVEILTISVHKKEATEVHFGIEEAVEFSTLIGAKKTYFTHLSHDFEHSMNTQLPSGFELAYDGMAVFFTIPKKDVHGN; encoded by the coding sequence ATGGGCATACAAGCGCAATTTACATTTATGGGGACCGGCGGATCTATGGGAATCCCTATGATTGGCTGTCATTGTGCAGCATGTAATTCCCCTAATCCACTAGATAAGAGAATGCGTCCTTCTGGTTTGATACAAGTAGCGGATAAGAATTTTGTGATTGATGTAGGACCTGATTTTCGTATGCAGGCTTTACGGTTAGGAGTTGAAAAAATAGATGGGGTGTTGATCTCTCATGCTCATTCAGATCACATTGCTGGATTGGATGATTTAAGAGCGTATTATTTTTTACATAAATCTAAAACGCCTTGCTTGTTATCTGAGCTAACTTTTGAAGAACTCAAGCAGCGCTATCCCTATTTATTTCAACCCACCGACGATAAAAAAAGTGTAACAGCCCAACTTGATTTTCGTGTGCTTCCTCAAGAATTCGGCTCTATTTTTTTTCAAGGGGTTCAATGGGTTTTCTTTTCCTATTTGCACGCAGAAGTACAAGTAACGGGTTTTCGCGTAGGAAATTTTGCCTATGTATCTGATATAAGGTATTACTCTAATCAGGTAATAGATAGGCTAATTGGAGTGGAAATCCTTACGATCAGTGTGCATAAAAAAGAGGCTACAGAGGTACATTTTGGAATAGAAGAAGCTGTGGAATTCTCTACCCTTATAGGGGCCAAAAAAACATATTTTACCCATCTATCTCATGATTTCGAGCATAGTATGAACACGCAGCTTCCGTCTGGATTTGAGCTTGCCTATGATGGTATGGCTGTTTTTTTTACAATACCTAAAAAGGATGTACATGGCAATTGA